In Nomascus leucogenys isolate Asia chromosome 8, Asia_NLE_v1, whole genome shotgun sequence, a single genomic region encodes these proteins:
- the LCN8 gene encoding epididymal-specific lipocalin-8 isoform X2, producing the protein MEARLPCTILGVLVVLWAQVAAAMVELDRQKIGGFWREVGVASDQSLVLTAPKRVEGLFLTLSGHNLTVKVAYNSSGSCEIERIMGSEIDTTGKFAFPGHREIHVLDTDYEGYAILRVSVMWRGRNFRVLKYFTRSLEDEDRLGFWRFRELTADTGLYLAARPGRCAELLKERLGLLPHFAD; encoded by the exons ATGGAGGCCAGGCTGCCGTGCACCATCCTGGGTGTCCTCGTGGTGCTCTGGGCACAGGTGGCAGCAGCCATGGTGGAGCTGGACCGGCAGAAG ATTGGAGGATTCTGGCGGGAAGTCGGTGTGGCCTCTGATCAAAGCCTGGTGCTGACGGCCCCGAAGCGGGTGGAGGGCTTGTTCCTCACCTTGAGCGGGCATAACCTGACCGTGAAGGTCGCATATAACAG CTCAGGAAGCTGTGAGATAGAGAGGATCATGGGCTCAGAAATAGACACTACGGGAAAATTCGCTTTTCCTG GCCACAGAGAGATCCACGTGCTGGACACCGACTACGAGGGCTACGCCATCCTGCGTGTGTCCGTGATGTGGCGGGGCAGGAACTTCCGCGTCCTCAAGTACTTCA CTCGGAGCCTTGAGGACGAGGACCGGCTGGGGTTCTGGAGGTTTCGGGAGCTGACAGCAGACACTGGTCTCTACCTGGCGGCCCGGCCTG GACGGTGTGCTGAGCTCCTGAAGGAG AGGTTGGGCCTGttaccccattttgcagattga
- the LCN8 gene encoding epididymal-specific lipocalin-8 isoform X1 produces the protein MALVRKPTSLSSQQPSCPDDVPGWAHKPALSVYNRPRLCSRAARSPDPTMEARLPCTILGVLVVLWAQVAAAMVELDRQKIGGFWREVGVASDQSLVLTAPKRVEGLFLTLSGHNLTVKVAYNSSGSCEIERIMGSEIDTTGKFAFPGHREIHVLDTDYEGYAILRVSVMWRGRNFRVLKYFTRSLEDEDRLGFWRFRELTADTGLYLAARPGRCAELLKEELI, from the exons ATGGCGCTTGTGCGGAAACCCACGTCTCTGAGCAGCCAGCAGCCAAGCTGTCCTGATGACGTTCCCGGGTGGGCGCACAAGCCTGCTCTGTCCGTGTATAATCGGCCCAGGCTGTGCAGCAGGGCAGCCCGGAGCCCGGACCCCACCATGGAGGCCAGGCTGCCGTGCACCATCCTGGGTGTCCTCGTGGTGCTCTGGGCACAGGTGGCAGCAGCCATGGTGGAGCTGGACCGGCAGAAG ATTGGAGGATTCTGGCGGGAAGTCGGTGTGGCCTCTGATCAAAGCCTGGTGCTGACGGCCCCGAAGCGGGTGGAGGGCTTGTTCCTCACCTTGAGCGGGCATAACCTGACCGTGAAGGTCGCATATAACAG CTCAGGAAGCTGTGAGATAGAGAGGATCATGGGCTCAGAAATAGACACTACGGGAAAATTCGCTTTTCCTG GCCACAGAGAGATCCACGTGCTGGACACCGACTACGAGGGCTACGCCATCCTGCGTGTGTCCGTGATGTGGCGGGGCAGGAACTTCCGCGTCCTCAAGTACTTCA CTCGGAGCCTTGAGGACGAGGACCGGCTGGGGTTCTGGAGGTTTCGGGAGCTGACAGCAGACACTGGTCTCTACCTGGCGGCCCGGCCTG GACGGTGTGCTGAGCTCCTGAAGGAG GAGCTGATTTAA